The following proteins are co-located in the Micromonospora coriariae genome:
- a CDS encoding acyltransferase family protein, protein MIRQPTSTDARPGEPEPDVTHARFRHRRHRTLPGTAAGRPRRAEWADAAKGVCIILVVLWHVVVKDYLRIDWHVGVPVPGLWGALGEQLLPLRMPLFFTISGVFAANAVQRPWRVVARGRIAGFLYLYAVWLLIHTAVLAAAPDFPTDRATSALGLLEQLTITPSNLWYLYALALYFTLAKAVRRAPRTLVVVPAAVLSSVGAAGLLDTPGNRAGLYQNLIFFLAGLYLRPQIERWAATATGRRLAVTSGAYVLVLAAMAAVGAQQWFGVWPVVSVVAVTFGITAAARLSRWPALSSRLATLGRITLPIYVIHMPVLALLHRLLPGPISGLDQVGQGLLVLGYPILLTGLVTAVSLAVHRGLLALHARWLFALPGVRRVEAAG, encoded by the coding sequence GTGATCCGACAGCCGACATCCACCGACGCCCGGCCCGGCGAGCCCGAGCCCGACGTGACGCACGCCCGGTTCCGCCACCGGAGGCACCGGACGCTGCCCGGCACCGCAGCGGGACGGCCACGCCGAGCGGAGTGGGCCGACGCCGCGAAGGGCGTCTGCATCATCCTGGTCGTCCTGTGGCACGTCGTCGTCAAGGACTACCTGCGGATCGACTGGCACGTCGGCGTACCGGTGCCGGGCCTGTGGGGGGCGCTGGGTGAGCAGCTCCTGCCGCTACGGATGCCGCTGTTCTTCACCATCTCCGGCGTCTTCGCGGCGAACGCCGTCCAGCGGCCCTGGCGGGTCGTCGCCCGCGGCCGGATCGCGGGGTTCCTCTACCTGTACGCCGTCTGGCTGCTGATCCACACCGCGGTCCTCGCCGCGGCCCCGGACTTCCCGACCGACCGGGCCACGTCCGCCCTCGGTCTGTTGGAACAGCTCACCATCACGCCCTCCAACCTCTGGTACCTGTACGCCCTGGCGCTCTACTTCACGCTCGCCAAGGCCGTCCGCCGGGCCCCCCGCACGCTGGTCGTGGTACCCGCAGCGGTGCTGTCCTCCGTCGGCGCCGCCGGCCTGCTCGACACGCCGGGCAACCGCGCCGGCCTGTACCAGAACCTGATCTTCTTTCTCGCCGGCCTGTACCTGCGACCGCAGATCGAACGGTGGGCGGCCACCGCCACCGGGCGCCGGCTCGCGGTGACCTCGGGCGCGTACGTCCTCGTGCTCGCCGCGATGGCGGCGGTCGGCGCACAGCAGTGGTTCGGCGTGTGGCCGGTGGTCTCCGTCGTGGCGGTCACCTTCGGGATCACCGCCGCCGCCCGGTTGAGCCGGTGGCCCGCCCTCAGCAGCCGGCTCGCGACGCTCGGCCGCATCACCCTGCCCATCTACGTCATCCACATGCCGGTGCTGGCGCTGCTGCACCGGCTGCTGCCCGGGCCGATCTCCGGGCTGGACCAGGTCGGTCAGGGCCTGCTCGTGCTCGGGTACCCGATCCTGCTGACCGGGCTCGTGACCGCCGTGAGCCTGGCCGTCCACCGGGGGCTCCTGGCGCTGCACGCACGCTGGCTGTTCGCCCTCCCCGGCGTCCGGCGGGTGGAGGCGGCCGGATGA
- a CDS encoding LLM class F420-dependent oxidoreductase, with protein MKLGLHYWSYSTPAEAAAIAPTLTEAATTAEQAGVASFTVMDHFFQMEAVAPAEEPMLEAYTTLGFVAAKTQRMTLGVLVTGVMYRYPGLLAKTVTTLDVLSGGRARLGIGASWYEREQRGLGVPVVPVAERFERLEETLRIVRQMWSDDNGPFAGQHYQLAETINSPQPLSRPHPPIMIGGGGEKKTLLLVARYADACNLFGTAAGADDVARKLDVLRGHCAAEGRDYDTIEKTVVAHRPPLADVDAFLAEVSSYAALGVTEVQVTPDRHPVEFARRLGDEVLPRLADIG; from the coding sequence ATGAAGCTCGGACTGCACTACTGGAGTTACTCGACCCCGGCCGAGGCGGCGGCGATCGCACCGACCCTGACCGAGGCGGCGACCACCGCCGAGCAGGCCGGCGTCGCGTCCTTCACGGTCATGGACCACTTCTTCCAGATGGAGGCGGTGGCCCCGGCCGAGGAGCCGATGCTGGAGGCGTACACCACGCTGGGCTTCGTCGCGGCGAAGACGCAGCGGATGACGCTGGGCGTGCTGGTCACCGGCGTGATGTACAGGTATCCGGGTCTGCTCGCCAAGACCGTGACGACCCTCGACGTGCTCTCCGGCGGCCGGGCCCGGCTCGGGATCGGCGCGTCCTGGTACGAGCGGGAACAGCGCGGGCTCGGCGTGCCCGTGGTGCCGGTGGCCGAGCGGTTCGAGCGACTGGAGGAGACGCTGCGCATCGTGCGGCAGATGTGGAGTGACGACAACGGGCCGTTCGCCGGGCAGCACTACCAGCTCGCCGAGACGATCAACTCGCCGCAGCCGTTGAGTCGTCCGCACCCGCCGATCATGATCGGCGGCGGCGGCGAGAAGAAGACGCTGCTCCTGGTCGCCCGGTACGCCGACGCCTGCAACCTGTTCGGCACCGCCGCCGGGGCCGACGACGTGGCGCGGAAGTTGGACGTGCTGCGTGGGCACTGCGCCGCGGAGGGCCGCGACTACGACACCATCGAGAAGACGGTTGTCGCCCACCGGCCGCCCCTGGCCGACGTCGACGCGTTCCTCGCCGAGGTGTCCTCGTACGCCGCGCTCGGGGTCACCGAGGTGCAGGTCACGCCGGACCGCCACCCGGTGGAGTTCGCCCGACGACTCGGCGACGAGGTGCTGCCCCGGTTGGCCGACATCGGCTGA
- a CDS encoding catalase, whose protein sequence is MDSSKPAEAVKNAVKTASEKITDILTPDVPGAPGSAPPTVEEPTTPHDPLPPKKEQGAPQTRMPTGAEAGAPTTANGQQGAFLTTAQGTRLRDTDHSLKAGPRGPVLLQDHHLREKITHFDHERIPERVVHARGAGAHGVFTAYGTAEGVTRAGFLKKGRKTEVFVRFSTVLGSRGSADTVRDTRGFATKFYTHEGTFDLVGNNIPVFFIQDAIKFPDIIHAGKPHPDREIPQSQSAHDTFWDFVSLHTEAQHHALWNMSDRGIPRSYRTMEGFGVHTFRLVNEAGETALAKFHWKPRLGVHSLTWEEAQMLGGVDPDFHRRDLYDAIEAGAFPEWELGIQVFPDTPEETFAGIDLLDPTKIVPEELAPVQPVGTLTLNRTPTNFFAETEQVAFHLGHLPPGIDVTNDPLLQGRLFSYVDTQLTRLGGPNFSQIPINRPHAPVNDMLRDGFHQHAVHAGVAPYRPNSLDGGNPFPAGDDEQAFLDVPVTVAEAPKVRANPVSFDDHFSQARLFWLSMSPVEKEHIIRAYTFELGKCYHQAIKERQLQGLANIDPVLCAQVATGLGLPAPEPTVPLADVTPSPALSQVGGEWPSDGRTIGIVVDPDADLDGVVQVREAVFEAGMVPLLIAPHGGMVGNLPVQRTFATGRTVEFDALLLAGAPAPAPDAIPARDGKAGRPAPVAVDPRVLLLVEECWRHAKAIGAWGTGGTVLEQAGVAGSPGVVTAGTAVEAPTAVRQLMAVHRVWERFPASVA, encoded by the coding sequence GTGGATTCCAGCAAGCCCGCCGAGGCGGTCAAGAACGCCGTGAAGACAGCCTCGGAGAAGATCACCGACATCCTGACGCCCGACGTCCCTGGCGCACCGGGCAGCGCACCGCCGACCGTCGAGGAGCCGACGACACCGCACGACCCGCTCCCGCCGAAGAAGGAGCAGGGAGCTCCGCAGACCCGCATGCCGACCGGCGCGGAGGCCGGCGCGCCGACGACCGCGAACGGTCAGCAGGGTGCGTTCCTCACCACCGCACAGGGGACGCGGCTCCGCGACACCGACCACTCGCTCAAGGCCGGACCACGCGGCCCGGTCCTGCTCCAGGACCATCACCTGCGCGAGAAGATCACGCACTTCGACCACGAACGCATTCCCGAGCGCGTGGTGCACGCCCGTGGCGCCGGCGCACACGGCGTGTTCACCGCCTACGGCACCGCCGAAGGGGTCACGAGAGCGGGCTTTCTCAAGAAGGGACGCAAGACCGAGGTCTTCGTCCGGTTCTCGACCGTCCTCGGCTCGCGCGGTTCCGCCGACACGGTCCGCGACACGCGCGGCTTCGCCACGAAGTTTTACACCCACGAGGGCACGTTCGACCTGGTGGGCAACAACATCCCGGTCTTCTTCATCCAGGACGCCATCAAGTTCCCCGACATCATCCACGCCGGCAAGCCGCACCCGGACCGGGAGATCCCGCAGTCGCAGAGCGCGCACGACACCTTCTGGGACTTCGTCTCGCTGCACACCGAGGCGCAGCACCACGCGCTCTGGAACATGTCCGACCGCGGCATTCCGCGGTCGTACCGGACGATGGAGGGCTTCGGCGTCCACACCTTCCGCCTCGTCAACGAGGCCGGGGAGACGGCGCTGGCCAAGTTCCACTGGAAGCCCAGGCTCGGTGTGCACTCCCTGACCTGGGAGGAGGCACAGATGCTGGGCGGCGTGGACCCGGACTTCCACCGCCGGGACCTCTACGACGCCATCGAGGCTGGCGCGTTTCCCGAATGGGAACTTGGCATCCAGGTCTTCCCCGACACTCCTGAGGAGACGTTCGCCGGGATCGACCTGCTGGACCCGACGAAAATCGTGCCGGAGGAGCTGGCGCCAGTGCAACCCGTCGGGACACTGACGCTCAATCGGACGCCGACGAACTTCTTCGCGGAGACCGAGCAGGTCGCCTTCCACCTCGGTCACCTCCCGCCAGGCATCGACGTCACGAACGACCCGCTGCTGCAGGGCCGGCTGTTCTCGTACGTCGACACGCAGCTGACCCGGCTCGGCGGGCCCAACTTCTCCCAGATCCCGATCAATCGCCCGCACGCCCCGGTCAACGACATGCTGCGCGACGGCTTCCACCAGCACGCCGTCCACGCGGGGGTCGCGCCGTACCGGCCGAACTCGCTCGACGGCGGCAACCCGTTCCCGGCGGGCGACGACGAACAGGCGTTCCTCGACGTGCCGGTGACGGTGGCGGAGGCACCCAAGGTCCGCGCGAACCCCGTCTCGTTCGACGACCACTTCAGCCAGGCGCGCCTGTTCTGGCTGAGCATGTCGCCGGTCGAGAAGGAGCACATCATCCGCGCCTACACCTTCGAGCTCGGCAAGTGCTACCACCAGGCGATCAAGGAACGCCAGCTCCAGGGCCTCGCCAACATCGACCCGGTGCTGTGCGCGCAGGTCGCCACCGGCCTGGGGCTGCCCGCGCCGGAGCCGACCGTGCCGCTCGCCGATGTCACACCCAGCCCGGCGCTGTCTCAGGTCGGCGGTGAGTGGCCGTCCGACGGCCGCACGATCGGTATCGTCGTCGACCCCGACGCCGACCTCGACGGCGTCGTCCAGGTACGCGAAGCCGTGTTCGAGGCCGGGATGGTTCCCCTGCTGATCGCCCCGCACGGCGGAATGGTGGGCAACCTGCCCGTCCAGCGGACCTTCGCCACCGGTCGAACTGTCGAGTTCGACGCGCTCCTGCTGGCCGGGGCGCCGGCGCCCGCACCGGATGCCATCCCCGCCCGCGACGGCAAGGCGGGTAGGCCGGCCCCGGTGGCCGTGGATCCCCGCGTGCTGCTTCTCGTCGAGGAATGCTGGCGGCACGCCAAGGCGATCGGCGCCTGGGGCACCGGCGGCACCGTGCTGGAGCAGGCGGGGGTTGCCGGCAGCCCCGGCGTCGTCACGGCCGGCACCGCGGTCGAAGCCCCGACCGCGGTACGGCAGCTGATGGCCGTACACCGGGTGTGGGAACGATTCCCCGCCTCGGTCGCCTGA
- a CDS encoding IS200/IS605 family element transposase accessory protein TnpB, whose translation MADLRSIDEPFVALGPTGVAIRDRLKGLTARDEEILRLVGAHLGSLAAKDLKVRCADRLEHSTHGWAARKRDLTPGSSARWAGAITKATHDQWALARRCQLVHIGNFEAGVAMIRRRLSLPVGQRGTKGVPGGYRSRQEWFAKSRRLHVLMQRLERERADREAGVVHVVRGGKRLARNRHNLAQAGLTGAQWRDRWEAQRWFLQADGESGKRYGNETIRVTPGGEASIRLPAPLAALANAPHGRYVLAAKARFPHRGQEWVERIETNRAVAYRIHHDARRGRWYITASWQYAPTKTVPLQAALADGAIGVDTNADHIAAWRLDVHGNPVGNPRRFHYDLSGTAEHRDAQLRHALTRLLNWVKVCGVKAVAIEDLDFEAEKTREKHGRRKRFRSLISAMPVGKLRARLTSMAEAPGIAIVAVDPAYTSKWGAQHWQKPLTSRTRTATRHDAAAVAIGRRAQGHPIRRRTAPPPAHQSDGQGHRTVQAGPGDPEREATRPRNFGPRTRSVRAGYGANAGDQRAQHRSGHAAEHTQLVLSP comes from the coding sequence GTGGCTGACCTGCGCTCGATCGACGAGCCGTTCGTCGCCCTCGGTCCGACCGGGGTCGCCATCCGCGATCGCCTCAAAGGTCTCACGGCGCGAGACGAGGAGATCCTGCGTCTGGTGGGTGCACACCTGGGCTCGCTCGCGGCGAAGGACCTCAAGGTTCGGTGTGCTGACCGGCTGGAGCACTCCACGCACGGGTGGGCGGCGCGTAAGCGCGATCTGACGCCGGGCTCGTCGGCCCGGTGGGCAGGGGCGATCACCAAGGCCACGCATGACCAGTGGGCGCTGGCGCGCAGGTGCCAGCTGGTACACATCGGTAACTTCGAAGCTGGGGTCGCGATGATTCGACGTCGGCTGTCCCTGCCGGTCGGCCAGCGCGGCACCAAGGGCGTACCGGGCGGCTACCGCAGTCGGCAGGAGTGGTTCGCCAAGAGTCGCCGTCTGCACGTGCTGATGCAGCGGCTGGAGCGGGAGCGGGCCGACCGTGAGGCCGGGGTCGTGCATGTGGTGCGCGGCGGGAAGCGGCTCGCCCGCAACCGCCACAACCTGGCCCAGGCTGGACTGACCGGGGCGCAGTGGCGCGACCGCTGGGAAGCGCAGCGCTGGTTCCTTCAGGCCGACGGGGAGTCGGGCAAGCGGTACGGCAACGAGACGATCCGAGTCACCCCCGGCGGCGAAGCGTCGATCAGACTGCCCGCACCGCTGGCCGCACTGGCGAACGCCCCCCACGGCCGGTATGTCCTCGCGGCGAAGGCGCGGTTCCCACATCGGGGCCAGGAGTGGGTCGAGCGTATCGAGACCAACCGGGCGGTCGCCTACCGTATCCACCACGACGCGCGGCGCGGGCGCTGGTACATCACCGCGTCCTGGCAGTACGCGCCCACCAAGACGGTCCCGCTGCAGGCCGCCCTCGCCGACGGCGCGATCGGGGTGGACACCAATGCCGATCACATCGCCGCCTGGCGGCTCGACGTTCACGGCAATCCAGTCGGCAACCCACGCCGGTTCCACTACGACCTGTCCGGCACCGCCGAGCACCGTGACGCCCAGCTGCGTCACGCCCTGACTCGGCTGCTGAACTGGGTGAAGGTCTGCGGCGTGAAAGCTGTCGCCATCGAGGACCTGGACTTCGAAGCGGAGAAGACCCGGGAGAAGCACGGCCGCCGCAAACGGTTCCGCAGTCTCATATCCGCGATGCCTGTCGGTAAGCTGCGCGCCCGGCTCACGTCGATGGCCGAGGCGCCCGGCATTGCGATCGTCGCGGTCGACCCCGCATACACCTCCAAGTGGGGCGCCCAGCACTGGCAGAAGCCCCTAACCAGCAGAACCCGCACCGCAACTCGCCACGACGCCGCCGCCGTGGCGATCGGACGACGCGCCCAGGGTCACCCGATCCGGCGTCGGACGGCACCGCCCCCAGCTCACCAGAGTGATGGGCAGGGGCATCGGACCGTCCAGGCCGGACCGGGTGACCCTGAGCGCGAGGCAACCCGCCCCCGTAACTTCGGACCGCGGACACGATCCGTGCGCGCCGGATACGGAGCGAACGCGGGAGACCAGCGTGCCCAACACCGTTCGGGACACGCGGCTGAACACACGCAACTCGTGCTCAGCCCCTAG
- a CDS encoding IS607 family transposase, translating into MNLTEWARAQGISPHTAYRWFRQGTLPVPAQRVGPRMILVNVDANSAPAATGGLGLYARVSSHDQKTDLERQVARLSGWAAKAGHRVVRVESEIGSGMNGARSKARRLLADPDVSTVVVEHKDRLGRMNVELVEAALAAHGRRLVVLDEGEVDNDLVRDMVEVLTSFCARLYGRGSARDRARKALEAAERG; encoded by the coding sequence GTGAATTTGACGGAGTGGGCGCGTGCGCAGGGGATCAGTCCTCACACGGCGTATCGCTGGTTCCGTCAGGGCACCTTGCCGGTCCCGGCTCAGCGGGTTGGCCCCCGCATGATTTTGGTGAATGTGGATGCCAACAGCGCGCCGGCTGCCACGGGTGGCCTGGGTTTGTACGCCCGGGTCTCGTCCCATGATCAGAAGACCGATCTGGAGCGCCAGGTTGCCCGACTGTCGGGGTGGGCGGCCAAGGCCGGTCACCGGGTGGTGCGTGTGGAGTCCGAGATCGGTTCGGGCATGAACGGGGCCCGGTCGAAGGCCCGGCGTCTGCTGGCCGACCCGGACGTGAGCACTGTCGTGGTTGAACATAAGGACCGGCTGGGTCGCATGAACGTCGAACTGGTCGAGGCCGCGCTGGCCGCCCACGGTCGCCGGCTGGTGGTGCTGGACGAGGGCGAGGTCGATAACGACCTGGTCCGCGACATGGTTGAGGTGCTGACGTCGTTTTGTGCTCGCCTGTACGGGCGCGGGTCGGCCCGCGATCGGGCCAGGAAGGCGCTGGAGGCCGCCGAACGTGGCTGA
- a CDS encoding alpha/beta hydrolase family protein, with amino-acid sequence MAVRAARLALAAALVAGGVLAGPSGVAQAAENPYERGPAPTTAILEASRGPFATSSQNVSSLSVTGFGGGVIYYPTSTSEGTFGAIAISPGFTAAWSSISWLGPRLASHGFVVIGIETNSRLDQPASRGRQLLAALDYLVERSSVRTRIDSSRLAVAGHSMGGGGSLEAASARPSLQAAVPLAPWNTDKSWSELRVPTLIVGGESDTVAPVSSHSEPFYNSIPASAEKAYLELNGASHFFPQTVNTPTARQMVAWLKRFVDNDTRYEQFVCPGPSGSQIQEYRNTCPSS; translated from the coding sequence ATGGCAGTCCGAGCCGCCCGGCTCGCGCTGGCCGCCGCCCTGGTCGCCGGCGGCGTCCTGGCCGGACCCTCCGGCGTCGCGCAGGCGGCGGAGAACCCGTACGAGCGGGGCCCCGCCCCGACCACCGCGATCCTGGAGGCCAGCCGCGGTCCGTTCGCCACGTCCTCGCAGAACGTGTCCTCGCTCAGCGTCACCGGCTTCGGCGGCGGCGTCATCTACTACCCGACCAGCACCAGCGAGGGCACCTTCGGCGCCATCGCGATCTCGCCGGGCTTCACCGCCGCCTGGTCCAGCATCAGCTGGCTCGGGCCGAGGCTCGCCTCGCACGGCTTCGTGGTGATCGGCATCGAGACCAACTCCCGACTGGACCAGCCGGCCAGCCGGGGCCGGCAACTGCTCGCCGCGCTGGACTACCTGGTCGAGCGCAGCTCGGTGCGCACCCGGATCGACAGCAGTCGACTCGCGGTGGCCGGCCACTCGATGGGCGGCGGCGGGAGCCTGGAGGCGGCCTCGGCGCGGCCGTCGTTGCAGGCCGCGGTGCCGCTCGCACCGTGGAACACGGACAAGAGCTGGTCCGAGCTGCGGGTGCCCACGCTGATCGTCGGCGGCGAGAGCGACACCGTCGCGCCGGTCTCGTCGCACTCGGAGCCCTTCTACAACAGCATCCCGGCGTCCGCCGAGAAGGCGTACCTGGAGCTGAACGGGGCGAGCCACTTCTTCCCGCAGACGGTGAACACGCCGACCGCACGGCAGATGGTGGCCTGGCTGAAGCGGTTCGTCGACAACGACACCCGCTACGAGCAGTTCGTCTGCCCCGGCCCGAGCGGCTCGCAGATCCAGGAGTACCGCAACACCTGCCCGAGTTCCTGA
- a CDS encoding ABC transporter ATP-binding protein, whose product MERGLELHHIGVRFGGLTALDDVSLRVAPNQVVGVIGPNGAGKTTLFNVICGFVAPETGSLTLDGRPLRPRPHRLTRLGIARTLQGTGLFAGLTVLENVMTGASHTARAGFVPALLGLPSSDRDERRLRQHALDILDGLGIAGHADAAPNTLPFAVRQRVALARALAARPRLLLLDEPAGGLGADDITELAELVRQLPRRDADPCAVLLVEHHMDLVMAVCDEIVVLDFGRVIAAGTPDEIRDDPAVTDAYLGAAVDEVTT is encoded by the coding sequence ATGGAGCGCGGTCTCGAACTGCACCACATCGGCGTACGTTTCGGTGGCCTCACCGCCCTCGACGACGTCTCGTTGCGGGTGGCACCCAACCAGGTGGTGGGTGTCATCGGGCCCAACGGCGCCGGCAAGACCACGCTGTTCAACGTGATCTGCGGCTTCGTCGCGCCCGAGACGGGATCGCTCACCCTCGACGGCCGACCGCTGCGGCCACGGCCGCACCGGCTGACACGGCTCGGCATCGCCCGGACCCTGCAGGGGACCGGGCTCTTCGCCGGGCTCACCGTGCTGGAGAACGTGATGACCGGCGCCTCGCACACCGCGCGCGCCGGTTTCGTGCCGGCGTTGCTCGGTCTGCCCAGCAGCGACCGCGACGAGCGGCGGCTGCGCCAGCACGCCCTGGACATCCTGGACGGCCTGGGCATCGCCGGGCACGCCGACGCCGCGCCGAACACGCTGCCCTTCGCCGTACGCCAGCGGGTCGCCCTGGCCCGTGCGCTCGCCGCCCGGCCGCGGCTGCTCCTGCTCGACGAACCCGCCGGTGGCCTCGGCGCCGACGACATTACCGAGCTGGCGGAGCTGGTCCGGCAGTTGCCCCGACGGGACGCCGATCCCTGCGCGGTGCTGCTGGTCGAGCACCACATGGATCTGGTGATGGCCGTCTGCGACGAGATCGTCGTGCTGGACTTCGGCCGGGTGATCGCCGCCGGCACGCCCGACGAGATCCGCGACGACCCGGCGGTCACCGACGCCTATCTCGGAGCCGCCGTCGACGAGGTCACCACGTGA
- a CDS encoding ABC transporter ATP-binding protein, whose translation MSASDLLVVRGLVAGYGAAPVLQAVDLTVPAGTIAAVVGANGAGKTTLLRALSGMIRPTAGQVVLAGEDLRGTPVEQLVRRGMAHVPEGRGVISELTVDENLRLGGLWRRDRADAGRALDEVYQLFEPLARRRRHLGHQLSGGERQMLALGRALVGRPRLLLLDEPSLGLAPRVVARTMALLRQLRDQTGLTVLLVEQNVRSALAVADQGVVMSLGRVVTAAPAATLRDDTDLRHAYLGF comes from the coding sequence GTGAGCGCTTCCGACCTGCTCGTGGTGCGCGGGCTGGTGGCCGGCTACGGCGCCGCGCCGGTGCTGCAGGCCGTCGACCTCACCGTCCCGGCCGGCACCATCGCCGCCGTCGTCGGCGCGAACGGCGCCGGCAAGACCACCCTGCTGCGCGCGCTCTCCGGCATGATCCGTCCAACCGCCGGGCAGGTCGTGCTCGCCGGGGAGGACCTGCGCGGCACGCCCGTGGAGCAGCTCGTCCGGCGCGGCATGGCGCACGTGCCGGAGGGGCGGGGCGTGATCAGCGAACTCACCGTCGACGAGAACCTGCGGCTCGGCGGGCTGTGGCGCCGCGACCGGGCCGACGCCGGACGCGCCCTCGACGAGGTCTACCAACTCTTCGAGCCGCTGGCCCGGCGCCGTCGGCACCTCGGCCACCAGCTCTCCGGTGGCGAACGGCAGATGCTCGCACTCGGCCGGGCGCTGGTCGGCCGTCCCCGCCTGCTGCTGCTCGACGAGCCGTCGCTCGGCCTGGCGCCTCGGGTGGTCGCCCGGACGATGGCTCTGCTGCGCCAACTGCGCGACCAGACCGGCCTGACCGTGCTGCTGGTCGAGCAGAACGTGCGCAGCGCGCTCGCCGTCGCCGACCAGGGCGTGGTGATGTCCCTCGGCCGGGTGGTGACCGCCGCCCCGGCCGCCACGCTCCGCGACGACACCGACCTGCGGCACGCGTACCTCGGTTTCTGA
- a CDS encoding branched-chain amino acid ABC transporter permease, with product MDRFVFLTVDGLSRGAVYAAFALALVLIWRAARVVNFAQGAMAVAAAYVAYTVSAQTGSYWLGFVVAIVAGLLLGALVDRVVMRFVDHTSPLNPVIVALGLVLLIQAVLGMVYGSEFRPAEAPFSRSALSVGGVAVLSPYDLFVFATIGVVVCGLAWMFARTPVGLRMRAAAFAPEVSRLLGVNVGGMLTLGWALASGVGALAAMLVIPTELGLHPHAMDLVFVSAFTAAVVGGLDSPPGAVVGGLVVGLLLSYVSGYAGSDLTPMAVLVLLLAVLLVRPGGLFAPVAARRV from the coding sequence TTGGACCGCTTCGTCTTCCTCACCGTCGACGGCCTGTCCCGGGGCGCGGTGTACGCCGCGTTCGCACTGGCCCTGGTGCTCATCTGGCGGGCGGCGCGGGTCGTCAACTTCGCCCAGGGGGCGATGGCCGTCGCCGCCGCGTACGTGGCCTACACGGTGTCCGCGCAGACCGGGTCGTACTGGCTGGGCTTCGTCGTCGCGATCGTCGCCGGGCTGCTGCTCGGCGCGCTGGTCGACCGCGTCGTGATGCGCTTCGTCGACCACACGTCGCCGCTCAACCCGGTGATCGTCGCGCTCGGGCTGGTGCTGCTGATCCAGGCCGTCCTGGGCATGGTGTACGGCAGCGAGTTCCGGCCCGCCGAGGCGCCGTTCAGCCGGTCCGCGCTCAGCGTGGGCGGGGTCGCCGTGCTCTCGCCGTACGACCTGTTCGTCTTCGCGACGATCGGGGTGGTGGTCTGCGGGCTGGCCTGGATGTTCGCCCGGACCCCGGTCGGGCTGCGGATGCGCGCGGCGGCCTTCGCTCCCGAGGTCTCCCGCCTGCTCGGGGTCAACGTCGGCGGCATGCTGACCCTCGGCTGGGCGCTGGCCTCGGGGGTGGGCGCGCTGGCCGCCATGCTGGTCATTCCCACCGAGCTCGGGCTGCACCCGCACGCGATGGACCTGGTCTTCGTCTCGGCGTTCACCGCGGCGGTGGTCGGCGGCCTGGACAGTCCACCAGGGGCGGTCGTCGGCGGCCTCGTTGTGGGGCTGCTGCTCTCCTACGTCAGCGGCTATGCCGGCAGCGACCTCACCCCGATGGCGGTGCTGGTCCTGCTGCTGGCGGTGCTGCTGGTCCGGCCCGGTGGGCTGTTCGCCCCGGTAGCGGCGAGGCGGGTGTGA